The genomic stretch TTAGTGCCAAAACTGATTATTTGGTGGTTGGGGAAGATGCCGGTTCTAAGTTAGAAAAGGCTCAAGAATTAGGAATTCCCCAATTAAGTGAATCCCAGTTGTTGGAGTTGCTGTAAGTTGTTAACGTATCTCACACCAATCTACTTTACCGATTCCCGATTCCCGATTCCCGATTCCCCTATTGTGGTTGGTTAAACCAGTCAGGTGATGACGAGTAAGTGCACCAAGCATCCCCGCGTCTGATGACCGGGGAGTGGTAACAGTGATTTGAAGGTTTAGCGGTAACGACGCTTGCGTCTGCGAGCGATCGCTTTGCGCTTTTTCTTTTCAATGGGAGTCTCAAAGTGGCGTAGACGCTTCATATCAGCAAAAATTCCTGCTTTAGATACTTGTCGCTTAAATCTACGCAGGGCTGACTCAATACCTTCATTTTCACCGACAACCACTTGGGTCATACTAAATTAATCCTCCTAAATTTGAACAAAAAATTCTACCTATGCTATCATACAATTATACTATCTAGCAAGATTCGTGATAACAAGACCTGACAGAATCTGCCTGGGTGATTATACCGTTAAATACTTGAAAAAAAGACTATTTGATCAAAACTTGGGGTTGATCAGGATCAAGTTTAGCAATCAGCAATCAGCAATCAGCAATCAGCAATCAGCAATCAGCAATCAGCAATCAACAATCAGCAATCAGCAATCAACAATCAGCAATCAGCAATCAGCCAAAGGCCTTTGGGCAGACCACGGGAACAGTTTATGGTTTAGGTCCGATGCGTCGAAGCCTGTGCCACGGGTCACAGGCTAGAAGCCTGTGCCACGGGTCACAGGCTAGAAGCCTGTGCCACGCTACTTGAAGTGCTTTTGAATAAAATAAATAAAATAAGCTGACGGCTGACGGCTGACGGCTGACGGCTGACGGCTTACTGATGAAGTTTAGCGATCGCATTTTCAATCAACTCAACTCCTTGGTCAACCGTCTCTATTCTACTGAGTTTCTTACGCAATTCCCCTGCTCCGGGAAACCCTTTCGCGTACCAACTCATGTGTTTCCGGGACTGATAAATACCCCGCTCCCCCTTATAGTGCCATAGACCTTGTAAATGCTCTTTAGCACATTCAAGCAGTTGTACGGGTGTGGTTGGGGGTAACAGTTGTCCGGTTTTCAGGAAATAGTCTATTTCTCCGACTAGAAACGGATAGCCCAGGGTTCCCCGAGAACACATTACCCCATCAGCACCGGTTTCTTCCAAGCAGCGTACTGCTGCATCTACGGAAACAATATCCCCATTAGCAATCACTGGGATAGACAGCACATCTTTTACCCGCTTAATCCATTCCCAGCGAGCGGAGCCATTATACCCCTGGTCACGGGTACGGCCATGGAGGGTCAACATCTGAGCCCCTGCATCTT from Moorena sp. SIOASIH encodes the following:
- the rpsU gene encoding 30S ribosomal protein S21 is translated as MTQVVVGENEGIESALRRFKRQVSKAGIFADMKRLRHFETPIEKKKRKAIARRRKRRYR